The nucleotide window TTTTAAAGTTTCCCGTGCACAGGCTTTATCCCAAACTGTATGGACCTGGCCTGGTCATGGCCTGTGCAAAGACCCTTTCAAGCTCTGTAAGGTGAAGCTGGCCAGGGAATCTGCCACCTGATGCTTGTTTTGCAGTCATCTTTCAAGCACATCACCTCCTTCTGGTCACCGTTTCCTGCCCCTGTCCTGACCTGTGCAGCAATACAGGGGTCCCAAGGTCCTACCCTCTACTCCTCACCCACACCCAGATTCAGGGACGTTTTAGGCTGAGCTGTGGGCACAGGGCCATCTCTGTGAGCCTCGATTCCCCGCTTCTGCAATTCAGAACAGAGTTGACATCAGAACTGTTGGGGGATCACTGACCTGTGAGAATTTACGAAAGTGAGGGGCTCTTTTTCTAGAAGGAGGAATGTAGGTAGGCATACTAGCCCTGCCCTGTGGGCAAGTAAGGGAGACACAGTGGGTGCCTTTTCCTAGGTCACCATCTTCATCCCCACAGGGACTCTCAGAGGGTCCTCTTCAAGGTCTTGCCTCTCCAAGTGGGGGTCCAGATGGGCAGTGCCACCCCAGTGCCAAGcctcctctcttcttcatcaCATAGGGCAACTCCAGCTTGCTCACCCACCCTGATTTTGACATGATTTCTTTCGAGAACCACACCaaagtttcattttctctttctccagaAAGCCGGCGGGCGGGGTGGGGGAATGGAGCCATTTCAGTACAGTATTTGTTTCCGGGGTGGAAACAGCTGGTGTCTGTAAGTCCAAGAAGCCACCCCTTTCCTGTGGACTCAGAGCCTCAGGCTCGGCCACCTTGCCGGAACTTGCCACCCCAGCCCTAAAGGTGCCCTGAGGCTGTTGTGAGCATGGCAGAAGCTCCTGCTGACCCGAGCACAGGAGGTAAGCGGTGGCCCCGGGTGAGGTTTCTATGGCTCCTTGTAGCTCTTTCCTTGGCCAAGACAGCAGCAGTACTGTGAGGACATCACAGTGCAGGAAGAGAACACCACAGGTGAGCCAGCATGCTTCAGGGGTCCTGCGCCCCAGATCCCTCAGGGGCTTGACCCGGTTCATAATACCTCTTAAGCagaagtggtggctcacacctcaTAGAGGGGGTCACCGAGGCCTGGGGCAGGTCTCAGGCTCTGAACTGTCATTGCCAGAGAGGACTTTGCTTGGTTGAGGTGTGGCTTTGCTTCTCTATTTATGTTCTTTTCCTGCCCTGGTTGAATCCTTGCTGCATCCGCCCCACCCCTTGCTCTGCCTAGGGGCCTCTGGCTTCTGGCTTTGGGGTGTGGGGCTGTGTGAGGATGTGCGGCTGTGGACAGGATTTAGATAActgcttttcttcattttttgaaAATCGCTTATTTCAATCCTCAAAACCATACTAGAGATTGTTACTCAAAAGCTACCAGGGAGGGGCCAGGCCAGGTGGCAGGTTCAGGGCCAGGTAGAGAAGACTAAGGCTGGCCTGGCTCTCATGATTGCCCAACcctaatctctccagcccttcacctCCAGCCCTGTTTCCTAAACTCCCACTTTCAGATGCTGCAGCTGGTTCTGCAAGCTCACCCTATGGAGAAGGCTCTGTGTGCCCTTAGGTGCCAGTGGGGCAAGGGAGCACAGGAGAGCCTGCTACAGGGCACAATCCCAGACAAGAATTTTTTTTGCAAGACAAGGCAAAGCCATGCCAGGAATAGATGCTCAGTCCTAAAATCCAggcactggggtgggggtggggctgaagcaggattgctgtgagttccaggctagcctgaactatgTGGTAAGTCCTTGTctcaagaggaagaaagaaagaaagaaagaaagagagaaagaaagagagagagagagagagagggagggagggagggagggagggagggagggagggaggaaggaaggaggtagaaagaaagaaagaaagaaagagagagagagagagggagggagggagggagggagggagggagggagggagggaggaaggaaggaaggaaggaaggaaggaaggaaggaaggaaggaaggaaggaaggtgaaaGCAGGCACACGAATAAGCAGGTGCAACTTGAGTAGCCCTCAGGATCAAACATGGAGGAGTGTCGGTAGCTAGCTGAGGACCATCTGACCTCCAGATGGAGGGTTCTGGAGCAAGGGGGCAGGGGACCCTGCTGGAGCTGGTAGCCATCTGGGAGACTAATAGAGCATTGAGGCTGGGGACATGGGGAATATCTGAGCTGGGCCTTCAGGCATGGGAGGTGAAACCGTGTCTCGTCCCGTGTCTATTGGGCCCCTGACCTGGGAATACCCATGCcattcatgtgggtgctgagtgGAAGAGAAAGGGACTCCCTGGGCAGGCTGGGAGAGGCACTAGGGACACCATAGAGGGCCAGACTTGGTTTCAtgcctctctctcttgctccagCACCTGAGAGTGAGAGTTCCTATCTGTTTGGTGTTCCACATCACTAcacaggacagcctcctctaccATTTGGCCATCCAGACATCCAGCTGTAGAAGCACAGTCCGCCCTGACTGACACACTTGCCTCTGAGTGGTGTCCTCGCTGCTGTCTGCTTGGCCCAGGTCACGGGTACCTTCTCTGCTCTGGGCTCTCtcgggccatctctctagcccctggagCTTGGATGCTAGCAGCCCATGGGGACTAGGCTTGACTCATCTcttctctctgttcctccctgaGACGATTTGGAGCAAAAGATCCTGCAGGTGTTGAGTGATGCTGACAGCCCTGTGAAGATTGCCCAGCTGGTGAAGAAGTGCCAAGTGCCCAAGAAAACACTCAATCAAGTCCTTTACCGCCTGAAGAAGGAGGCCAAAGTGTCCTCTGTAGCCCCTGCAACATGGTGCTTAGGCGGGGATGCTTCTGCAGAAGAGCCTCCTGCAGCCCCTGAGGACCCCACTGCCCAGCCTAGTCTCGGTACATTGTAGGGCAGAGCagacctctcccccaccccatcttAAGAGGTGTCTTGGCAATGGGCAAGCCCAGACTCAGGTTTGGTTTCAAATCTCTGTCTCTTGACTTCTTCTGGACAGTGAGGTATTGTAGAGCCTAGGGCTTGTATATAGTAGGTGTGCAGTTAAAGACAGATTCCAGGCAGTAGTTATACTGACAGTGAGTGCTGGTTGTAAGGATTTCTTCCAGAACTTTATAGCTATGGAGCAGAAAGGACCCACAGTTCCAAGTGCTGACACTGTACCCAGAGTTACCCAACCCCAGAAGGAGACAggaaaggaagcagcctcaggACTCCAACTTTCAGCAGCTAGCAGCTATGACCCAAGCAGATGGGAAGCCCTGGAACCCCAGACCACTGTCCTGTCCCCTAAGGGAAATAGGGTCACATCTACCGCTGAGGCTCCACAGGAGTCTCAGAGGCCAGACTCACTATTAAAAGACAAAGCTCTAATTGGCCAAGACGTGGGCACTGCTGTGCTAGCCTGAGCCAGCCTCTAGGGTGAGAGCCTCAGTTCCATATCTGGTACAGATGACCACTGTACACAGTATGACCGTGTGCTTCTGACAAGCCAGGCTCCTGGGCTTTATTAAGTGTCTCAGGCCACATCCAGTGGACAATGGGCAGATTGCAAGCCCAGGACCCTCTTCCCATGAAGCGCCTGCCTCTCACCTTGCAGATGAAAGAATCTTCAGATTCCTGGAGGCCAACGGCCCCTGCAAGGCCCTGCATATCGCCAAGGCTCTGGGAATGAGGACTGCCAAAGATGTGAACCCACACCTGTACGCCATGAGGAATAGCCACCGTCTGAGCTATGATGGCCAGATGTGGACAATCTATGGCTCAAGTTGGGAAGGCCCAGAGCTAGGTATGAGAAGTCAAAGTCAGTTTGGGGAGGCCAGAGCTCAAGGGTGGATGGTCTAGGGTCAGGTCGGTCAGGGAAGGTCAAAGTTCAGGTCAGGAAGGTCAAGGCTCAGGACTGGGTCATCCAGGGTCAGGTTGAAAAAGTCAAGGTGAAGGATTGGATGGTCTACGGTCAGatctttttgttagtttttgttttgttgtttatgaatatcattttatgcatgagtgttttgcctgcatgcatgaatatgaattacaTGCATACAGTgtctgcagaggctagaagagggaatCTCCTGgctgggattggagttacagatggctgtgagccgccttgtgggtgctgagtgctgggtcttctggaagagcagccaatgctctaaCCActtagccacctctccagccttagGTACAGATTTTACATACTCTTTTGGGAGGGATTCCAAGGGAGAGGCAGGATTAAAGAGGCTATCTAGCTCCTGGCTAGACCTCATTCACAGTGCCCATAGGCTTTCCGGCTATTGGGGGAAGGGTTATGTCCttgagacaggaactcaatggaatattattcagtagCTCATTCTGGAGTCCGAGAACGGTCCACTGCGATCATTTACCAGCAGAATCCAGTCAACATGATCTGCCAACAAGGAGCCAACAGCCACATCTCCATTGCCAACTCAGAAGCCATCCAGATTGGGCACAGGAATGTCATGCAAATGCAGATAGCCTGTGATGAGCTCGGTAAGAGAAGGGTCCTGGCAGAGACACCTGCTGGGCCTGAGTGGGGAAAGAAACTGAAAGGTGGACTTGGTCCTCGTGGAGAAGGCAACTCGCTTATCTCCACAGCCTTCAGCATGGCCTTTCTCAGAATAAGAAGCAGAGATTACACCTCAAGGAGATCCAGTCCAGCTGTAGGAGAATGATTCAGCAAATTCTATCTTAGCCGGACACAGTGGGAGGGCAACCACCTTTCTCTGCTCTGCACACATAGCtagccataaaataaaattaaaaaaaaaaatgggggtcATCTTACACTCAGTGGCTCCTTATATCTATCTAtggatctctctgtgtgtgtgcatgtgtgtgtatgtgtgtatttgtgtgtgtgtgtgtgtggtcctgtCAGGTATCCTGTTCTGTTATACCCCATCCAGACAGGGTGACTGAACTGAACTGGAGCAAGACTTGCAGCCAGTAATCCCCGGCAATCCTCCTATCTCAGTGCCACCCAGCACTAGGGTACAGGTGCGGGaggccatgcctggctctttctatggatgctgggatccaaactcaggtcctcaagcttgcacaGCAATGCTCTTACTGGGATAGCCCATTCCCAGCTATCCCCCGGCCTCAGGATCCTAGTTTTGATGAAAGTTGGTGCTGTTCAGTGAGTGTTTCTTCTGTAATAGGCATGTAAGGGTGTGGGGCCACCTCTCACTCTGGCCTTGTCACTCATGCACGAGAGCACCAGTCCCAAACCCAGATTTTCCCCATGCCCTTGGGAGACATTTGTTCTACTGCAGGCCTGTTTCCCCAACCGTGGCTCTCATGGTTTTGATGGCTCTCCTGTCTGGCTATTTTACTTACAGATGTTTAATGGCTCACCATTTTTTTTCAGACTTAAATGTGTTTGAAAGTTTTTGTATTCCCTTAATCTGAAAAATTATAAAAGTGAGCCTAAAAGTGAGCACTGGGGAAATAAAACCAGGGCAAAGACCGGAGTTCTCTTTGTCAAGAGGCATGGAGGACTtgccttggggggaggggaaggggcttGCTTTCTTTTGGTGGGGTCAAAGGTTGAGGAGACCCAGGAGACAGGTGTCCCAACTGTACCCTGAGCCCAGCCGAGAATGCTGCAGACTGCAGCCTGACCCCAGCTGTCTCTGGTGCCCTGAGCCTTAGGACAGAGCCATGTGGACTCTCTAGCAAATCCTTAATACTCTCCCCGTCCCAGGTCCCAGGCCCCCCCACCATCTCCCTCTACCTGTGTCAGAGGACTCCTCTGCTCCGGGCATCACGCCTGGTGCCTTTGGGTCTCAGCACATCCACATGGAGAGGTCCCTTCTCCGGCGAGTGCAGCTGGGCCACGGCAATGAAATGAGCCTCCAGAGGGATCCGGCGGAACACACCACTTACAGCTTTACTGGCAGCCCCCCAGGTACTGTGGCCTCCACCACCCAGTCATCACCTgcaaagtggatgctgagaggGAGGAAGCCAGGTCACTGGAGCA belongs to Meriones unguiculatus strain TT.TT164.6M chromosome 4, Bangor_MerUng_6.1, whole genome shotgun sequence and includes:
- the Zbp1 gene encoding Z-DNA-binding protein 1 isoform X1 yields the protein MAEAPADPSTGDDLEQKILQVLSDADSPVKIAQLVKKCQVPKKTLNQVLYRLKKEAKVSSVAPATWCLGGDASAEEPPAAPEDPTAQPSLDERIFRFLEANGPCKALHIAKALGMRTAKDVNPHLYAMRNSHRLSYDGQMWTIYGSSWEGPELVAHSGVRERSTAIIYQQNPVNMICQQGANSHISIANSEAIQIGHRNVMQMQIACDELGPRPPHHLPLPVSEDSSAPGITPGAFGSQHIHMERSLLRRVQLGHGNEMSLQRDPAEHTTYSFTGSPPVSATTADPGTSFNMETPEPGPHAEGDAAQRVHIKSSLMEDAIIGNCNKMTVHSGSKGGVTGSGDSDSEEPEPKEDTDTSSKATPNGNSSHTSSNSILLTSELRAVTLEDSDPQTTKPVLREEVVPDTGSGQTQE
- the Zbp1 gene encoding Z-DNA-binding protein 1 isoform X2 — protein: MAEAPADPSTGDDLEQKILQVLSDADSPVKIAQLVKKCQVPKKTLNQVLYRLKKEAKVSSVAPATWCLGGDASAEEPPAAPEDPTAQPSLDERIFRFLEANGPCKALHIAKALGMRTAKDVNPHLYAMRNSHRLSYDGQMWTIYGSSWEGPELAHSGVRERSTAIIYQQNPVNMICQQGANSHISIANSEAIQIGHRNVMQMQIACDELGPRPPHHLPLPVSEDSSAPGITPGAFGSQHIHMERSLLRRVQLGHGNEMSLQRDPAEHTTYSFTGSPPVSATTADPGTSFNMETPEPGPHAEGDAAQRVHIKSSLMEDAIIGNCNKMTVHSGSKGGVTGSGDSDSEEPEPKEDTDTSSKATPNGNSSHTSSNSILLTSELRAVTLEDSDPQTTKPVLREEVVPDTGSGQTQE
- the Zbp1 gene encoding Z-DNA-binding protein 1 isoform X3; translated protein: MAEAPADPSTGDDLEQKILQVLSDADSPVKIAQLVKKCQVPKKTLNQVLYRLKKEAKVSSVAPATWCLGGDASAEEPPAAPEDPTAQPSLAHSGVRERSTAIIYQQNPVNMICQQGANSHISIANSEAIQIGHRNVMQMQIACDELGPRPPHHLPLPVSEDSSAPGITPGAFGSQHIHMERSLLRRVQLGHGNEMSLQRDPAEHTTYSFTGSPPVSATTADPGTSFNMETPEPGPHAEGDAAQRVHIKSSLMEDAIIGNCNKMTVHSGSKGGVTGSGDSDSEEPEPKEDTDTSSKATPNGNSSHTSSNSILLTSELRAVTLEDSDPQTTKPVLREEVVPDTGSGQTQE